One genomic segment of Micromonospora sp. WMMC415 includes these proteins:
- a CDS encoding acyltransferase, producing the protein MGRLRRLAEATPPSRDRYVDLLRALAIVMVVLGHWAVATIGYDDAGQPTGRSALPELPWAYPLTWLVQVMPVFFLVGGYANAASLTAHRRRGGDATGWLLGRSARLLRPTTVLVVVLAAAALVARALGAEPSLIRTVVWFATIPLWFLAAYLAVVPLTPVMYPLHRRFGLLVPLALAALVALGDLGRGLGPAAAALPNYLFGWLVVHQLGFAWYDARTERSPHDDRAEPSPHDVAGEPPDHRTGLRSRRLPVSRRAGWTALLGGLAVAVLLTGPGPYPVSMINIPGERLDNAAPPSLALLALTTAQLGLILLLRGRAERWLGRDRPWMAVIAVNAVVLTVFLWHLTATILLVGALDAVGLLPTPAAGSAAWAAWRLPWVLMLAVVLAVLVAVFGPVEAHTGRPPAARGPGPSSGGGEGRRWRAAGRATLTAAGFAAVVYALVDNAVTSREAPEPLGLPASALVAYLAGAGILRLLRSGWGSRG; encoded by the coding sequence ATGGGTCGACTGCGCCGACTCGCCGAGGCCACGCCGCCGAGCCGGGACCGCTACGTCGATCTGCTCCGGGCGCTCGCGATCGTCATGGTCGTTCTCGGTCACTGGGCGGTCGCGACGATCGGGTACGACGACGCCGGGCAGCCCACCGGGCGCTCGGCGCTGCCCGAACTACCCTGGGCGTACCCGCTCACCTGGCTGGTCCAGGTCATGCCGGTGTTCTTCCTGGTCGGCGGGTACGCCAACGCCGCCTCCCTGACCGCCCACCGCCGCCGGGGCGGCGACGCCACCGGCTGGCTGCTCGGCCGTAGCGCCCGGCTGCTCCGGCCGACCACCGTGCTGGTGGTCGTCCTCGCCGCCGCGGCCCTGGTCGCCCGGGCGCTCGGTGCCGAGCCGTCGCTGATCCGGACGGTCGTCTGGTTCGCCACCATCCCGCTGTGGTTCCTCGCCGCGTACCTGGCCGTGGTGCCGCTGACCCCGGTGATGTACCCGCTGCACCGGCGCTTCGGGCTCCTCGTACCGCTCGCGCTGGCCGCCCTGGTGGCCCTGGGCGACCTCGGCCGAGGGCTCGGCCCCGCCGCGGCGGCCCTGCCGAACTACCTGTTCGGCTGGCTGGTCGTGCACCAGCTCGGCTTCGCCTGGTACGACGCCCGCACCGAACGATCACCGCACGACGACCGGGCCGAACCGTCGCCGCACGATGTCGCCGGTGAGCCGCCGGACCATCGCACCGGGCTGCGGTCGCGGCGGCTGCCGGTGTCCCGGCGGGCGGGGTGGACGGCACTGCTCGGCGGGCTGGCGGTGGCGGTGCTGCTCACCGGGCCGGGCCCGTACCCGGTCAGCATGATCAACATTCCCGGCGAGCGGCTGGACAACGCCGCGCCGCCCAGCCTGGCGCTGCTCGCGCTGACCACGGCGCAGCTCGGGCTGATCCTGCTGCTGCGCGGCCGGGCGGAGCGGTGGCTGGGGCGCGACCGCCCCTGGATGGCGGTGATCGCCGTCAACGCCGTGGTGCTGACCGTCTTCCTGTGGCACCTGACCGCGACGATCCTGCTGGTCGGCGCGCTGGACGCGGTCGGGCTGCTCCCGACGCCGGCCGCCGGCTCCGCCGCCTGGGCGGCCTGGCGGCTGCCGTGGGTGCTGATGCTGGCCGTCGTGCTCGCCGTCCTGGTCGCGGTCTTCGGCCCGGTGGAGGCCCACACCGGCCGGCCGCCGGCGGCCCGTGGCCCCGGACCGTCGTCCGGCGGCGGGGAGGGCCGCCGGTGGCGGGCCGCCGGCCGCGCCACGCTCACCGCCGCCGGTTTCGCCGCCGTGGTGTACGCGCTGGTCGACAACGCGGTCACGTCGCGCGAGGCCCCGGAACCACTGGGACTGCCCGCCTCGGCGCTGGTGGCGTACCTGGCCGGGGCGGGCATCCTGCGGCTGCTCAGGTCTGGGTGGGGAAGCCGAGGTTGA
- a CDS encoding CoA-acylating methylmalonate-semialdehyde dehydrogenase: protein MNLIGHFVDGKRVVGASPRRGDVFDPATGRRTGEVELASTVDVAAAVGAAERAARSWRDASLAKRTAVLFAFRELVHARRDRLAAVVTAEHGKVLADAAGEVQRGLEVIEYACGLPSALRGGFSENVSTEVDSYSLRQPLGVVAVISPFNFPVMVPLWFVPVAVAAGNAVVLKPSEKDPSAALLLAEWFAEAGLPDGVFNVVNGDKEAVDALLDHPAVKAVSFVGSTPIARYVYQRGSLAGKRVQALGGAKNHMVVLPDADLDLAADAAVNAGFGSAGERCMAISALVAVEPVADALVTKIAERMAGLRTGDGRRGCDMGPLVTAAHAERVRSYVAAGVAAGAVPVVDGRDVEPDGDAGGFWLGPTLFDHVTPDMSIYTDEIFGPVLSVVRVGSYDEAVDLVNANPYGNGTAIFTNDGGAARRYQHEVEVGMVGVNVPIPVPMAYYSFGGWKSSLFGDLHAHGEDGVRFFTRGKVVTSRWLDPRHGGVNLGFPTQT, encoded by the coding sequence GTGAACCTGATCGGGCACTTCGTCGACGGGAAGCGCGTGGTGGGCGCGTCCCCGCGACGCGGCGACGTCTTCGACCCGGCCACCGGTCGGCGTACCGGGGAGGTGGAGCTGGCCTCCACCGTGGACGTCGCGGCGGCGGTGGGGGCCGCCGAGCGCGCCGCGCGGTCCTGGCGGGACGCCTCCCTGGCGAAGCGGACGGCCGTGCTGTTCGCGTTCCGGGAGCTGGTCCACGCCCGGCGGGACCGGCTGGCCGCGGTCGTCACCGCCGAGCACGGCAAGGTGCTCGCCGACGCCGCCGGCGAGGTGCAACGCGGGCTGGAGGTCATCGAGTACGCCTGCGGCCTCCCGTCGGCGCTGCGCGGCGGGTTCAGCGAGAACGTCTCCACCGAGGTCGACTCGTACTCGCTCCGGCAGCCGCTCGGCGTGGTCGCGGTGATCAGCCCGTTCAACTTTCCGGTGATGGTGCCGCTGTGGTTCGTCCCGGTGGCGGTCGCCGCCGGCAACGCGGTGGTGCTCAAGCCCAGCGAGAAGGACCCGAGCGCGGCGCTGCTGCTGGCCGAGTGGTTCGCCGAGGCCGGTTTGCCCGACGGGGTGTTCAACGTCGTCAACGGCGACAAGGAGGCCGTCGACGCCCTGTTGGACCACCCGGCGGTCAAGGCGGTGTCGTTCGTCGGTTCCACCCCGATCGCCCGGTACGTCTACCAGCGCGGCTCGTTGGCGGGCAAGCGGGTGCAGGCGCTCGGCGGGGCGAAGAACCACATGGTGGTGCTGCCCGACGCCGACCTGGACCTGGCCGCCGACGCCGCCGTCAACGCCGGTTTCGGGTCGGCGGGGGAGCGGTGCATGGCGATCTCCGCGCTGGTCGCGGTCGAGCCGGTCGCCGACGCCCTGGTGACGAAGATCGCCGAGCGGATGGCCGGGCTGCGCACCGGCGACGGGCGGCGCGGCTGCGACATGGGTCCGCTCGTCACCGCCGCGCACGCCGAGCGGGTCCGGTCGTACGTGGCGGCGGGCGTGGCGGCCGGCGCGGTGCCGGTGGTCGACGGCCGGGACGTCGAGCCGGACGGCGACGCGGGCGGTTTCTGGCTCGGGCCGACGCTGTTCGACCACGTCACCCCGGACATGTCGATCTACACCGACGAGATCTTCGGGCCGGTGCTGTCCGTGGTCCGGGTCGGTTCGTACGACGAGGCGGTCGACCTGGTGAACGCCAACCCGTACGGCAACGGCACGGCGATCTTCACCAACGACGGCGGCGCGGCCCGGCGCTACCAGCACGAGGTGGAGGTGGGCATGGTCGGGGTCAACGTGCCGATCCCGGTGCCGATGGCGTACTACTCGTTCGGCGGCTGGAAGTCGTCCCTCTTCGGGGACCTGCACGCCCACGGTGAGGACGGGGTGCGCTTCTTCACCCGGGGCAAGGTGGTCACCAGCCGCTGGCTGGACCCCCGCCACGGCGGGGTCAACCTCGGCTTCCCCACCCAGACCTGA
- a CDS encoding carbohydrate ABC transporter permease, producing the protein MTILDKPASGGTAAGDRSAPEVRKLRRETGGANVFSHGFLVFWGALTVLPLLWMFLSSFKSDGEILSDPWGLPGALRFENWARAWTEAHIGQYFLNSAIVVAGSLSLTMLLGATAAYVFARYEFPGRQICYYLFVGGMMFPVFLALVPLFFVVRNAGLFGTWTGLMLVYAAYSLPFTVFFLTAFFRTLPTAVAEAALMDGCGHFRLFFRVMLPMARPGLISIAIFNFLSHWNQFILPQVLMQGDDSKWVLAQGLAALAVSQGYQGDYSGLFAGLTIATLPVLVVYIAFQRQIQAGLTAGQLK; encoded by the coding sequence GTGACCATTCTCGACAAGCCCGCGTCCGGCGGCACCGCCGCGGGGGACCGGTCGGCGCCGGAGGTCCGGAAGCTGCGCCGCGAGACCGGCGGCGCCAACGTCTTCTCGCACGGGTTCCTGGTGTTCTGGGGCGCGCTGACCGTGCTGCCGCTGCTCTGGATGTTCCTCAGCTCGTTCAAGAGCGACGGGGAGATCCTGTCCGACCCGTGGGGGCTGCCGGGCGCGCTGCGGTTCGAGAACTGGGCGCGGGCCTGGACCGAGGCGCACATCGGCCAGTACTTCCTGAACAGCGCGATCGTGGTGGCCGGTTCCCTCAGCCTGACCATGCTGCTGGGCGCCACGGCGGCCTACGTGTTCGCCCGGTACGAGTTCCCCGGCCGGCAGATCTGCTACTACCTGTTCGTCGGCGGGATGATGTTCCCCGTCTTCCTGGCCCTCGTGCCGCTCTTCTTCGTGGTGCGCAACGCCGGTCTCTTCGGCACCTGGACCGGTCTGATGCTGGTGTACGCCGCCTACTCGCTGCCGTTCACGGTGTTCTTCCTGACCGCCTTCTTCCGGACCCTGCCGACCGCGGTCGCCGAGGCGGCGCTGATGGACGGGTGCGGTCACTTCCGGCTCTTCTTCCGGGTGATGCTACCGATGGCGCGACCGGGACTGATCAGTATTGCGATCTTCAACTTCCTCAGCCACTGGAACCAGTTCATCCTGCCGCAGGTGCTGATGCAGGGCGACGACTCCAAGTGGGTGCTGGCCCAGGGGCTCGCCGCGCTCGCGGTCAGCCAGGGCTACCAGGGCGACTACAGCGGTCTCTTCGCGGGCCTGACCATCGCCACCCTGCCGGTGCTGGTCGTGTACATCGCCTTCCAGCGCCAGATCCAGGCCGGCCTGACCGCCGGCCAGCTCAAGTAG
- a CDS encoding carbohydrate ABC transporter permease — translation MRHGKYPLIVTFLVPPLLLYGIFVISPYLQAFQISTTDWLGYSAEADPVGLANFERLLDDGRVWNALKNNAWLLAVVPVLTIGLGLFFATMLAMGGRKGRAGVTGVRGTSVYRMVYFFPQVLSVVIIALLWREVYHPNSGLLNGALGAVGLPTPTWLGDPRTAFWCVLAVMVWSNVGFYVVLFGAAMSAIPRDIYEAVMLDGASRWTTLRKVTIPLLWDTVQVAWIYLAIAALDGFILIQQMTNGGPNFSSDVIGLRMYETAFGSENRFGYASAIGVVLFFLTLSVAVLALRAARRDRIEYS, via the coding sequence GTGAGACATGGCAAGTACCCGCTGATCGTCACGTTCCTGGTGCCGCCGCTGCTGCTCTACGGCATTTTCGTCATCTCGCCGTACCTGCAGGCCTTCCAGATCTCGACCACCGACTGGCTCGGCTACTCGGCCGAGGCCGATCCCGTCGGGCTGGCCAACTTCGAGCGGCTGCTGGACGACGGTCGGGTGTGGAACGCGTTGAAGAACAACGCGTGGCTGCTGGCCGTGGTGCCGGTGCTGACCATCGGGTTGGGCCTCTTCTTCGCCACCATGCTCGCGATGGGCGGTCGCAAGGGCCGGGCCGGGGTGACGGGCGTCCGCGGCACCTCGGTCTACCGGATGGTCTACTTCTTCCCGCAGGTGCTCTCGGTGGTCATCATCGCCCTGCTCTGGCGGGAGGTCTACCACCCCAACAGCGGCCTGCTCAACGGTGCGTTGGGTGCCGTCGGCCTGCCCACCCCGACCTGGCTCGGCGACCCGCGTACGGCCTTCTGGTGCGTGCTGGCGGTGATGGTCTGGAGCAACGTGGGCTTCTACGTGGTGCTCTTCGGCGCGGCCATGTCGGCCATCCCACGGGACATCTACGAGGCGGTGATGCTCGACGGGGCGTCCCGCTGGACCACCCTGCGCAAGGTCACCATCCCGCTGCTCTGGGACACCGTCCAGGTGGCCTGGATCTACCTGGCGATCGCGGCGCTGGACGGGTTCATCCTGATCCAGCAGATGACCAACGGCGGCCCCAACTTCTCCTCCGACGTCATCGGCCTTCGGATGTACGAGACGGCGTTCGGCAGCGAGAACCGGTTCGGCTACGCCTCGGCCATCGGGGTGGTGCTGTTCTTCCTCACCCTGTCGGTGGCGGTGCTGGCACTGCGGGCCGCTCGACGTGATCGGATCGAGTACTCGTGA
- the murD gene encoding UDP-N-acetylmuramoyl-L-alanine--D-glutamate ligase has translation MRLSDLRGRKVAVWGTGREGRAAVTAIAAHGPADLVAVDDSRSFLSLPWEGPLAEAAPLVTGEAGFDRLLAADVVVRSPGVPNTHPWLVELRRRDVPVTQGTALWLADHAARTVGVTGSKGKSTTSSLISHLLTAVERPNVFGGNIGVPTLDLPEAELYVLELSSYQCSDLADSPRVAVVTALFPEHLDAHGGEREYYRDKLNLLAHHPETIVVNGADARLAAELGDRPAVRAGTPDTTHVATGPDGTPWFHLGDQPLFARAVLPLVGRHNEGNLCVALAVLDALGVDVVARRDTLAVAVAEFQGLAHRLTEIVDPSGLTFVDDTLATSPYAAMHAIDAYDGRPLTVIVGGTDRGLDYTPLREHLAEREITVIGVPDSGPRIVAALDGLPKVRCEVVDDLVDAVRLARDVTPVGGVVLLSPAAPSYGRFRNFEHRSEVFAQAVRDTAAG, from the coding sequence GTGCGCCTGTCTGACCTGCGCGGACGCAAAGTCGCCGTCTGGGGCACCGGCCGCGAGGGCCGGGCCGCCGTGACCGCGATCGCCGCGCACGGCCCGGCGGACCTGGTCGCGGTCGACGACAGCCGCTCCTTCCTCAGCCTTCCCTGGGAGGGGCCCCTCGCCGAGGCGGCGCCGCTGGTCACCGGCGAGGCGGGTTTCGATCGGCTGCTCGCCGCCGACGTCGTGGTCCGCTCACCCGGGGTGCCGAACACGCACCCGTGGCTGGTGGAGCTGCGGCGGCGCGATGTCCCGGTCACCCAGGGCACCGCCCTGTGGCTGGCCGACCACGCCGCACGCACCGTCGGCGTCACCGGCAGCAAGGGCAAGAGCACCACGTCCAGCCTGATCAGCCACCTGCTCACCGCGGTGGAGCGGCCCAACGTCTTCGGCGGCAACATCGGCGTGCCGACCCTGGACCTGCCGGAGGCCGAGCTGTACGTGCTGGAGCTGTCCAGCTACCAGTGCAGCGACCTGGCCGACTCGCCGCGGGTCGCCGTGGTCACGGCGCTGTTCCCCGAACACCTGGACGCGCACGGCGGCGAGCGGGAGTACTACCGCGACAAGCTCAACCTGCTGGCGCACCACCCGGAGACGATCGTCGTCAACGGCGCCGATGCGCGACTCGCCGCCGAACTCGGCGACCGGCCCGCCGTACGCGCCGGCACCCCGGACACCACCCACGTGGCGACCGGCCCGGACGGCACGCCCTGGTTCCACCTCGGCGACCAGCCGCTCTTCGCGCGGGCCGTCCTGCCACTGGTGGGCCGGCACAACGAGGGCAACCTGTGCGTGGCGCTCGCCGTGCTCGACGCGCTCGGCGTCGACGTGGTCGCCCGGCGGGACACGCTCGCGGTGGCGGTCGCCGAGTTCCAGGGCCTCGCCCACCGGCTCACCGAGATCGTCGACCCGTCCGGGCTCACGTTCGTCGACGACACGCTCGCCACCAGCCCGTACGCTGCCATGCACGCGATCGACGCGTACGACGGGCGGCCGCTCACGGTCATCGTCGGCGGCACTGACCGCGGCCTGGACTACACGCCGCTGCGGGAGCACCTCGCCGAACGGGAGATCACCGTCATCGGCGTGCCGGACAGCGGCCCACGTATCGTGGCGGCGCTCGACGGGCTGCCGAAGGTGCGCTGCGAGGTCGTCGACGACCTGGTCGACGCCGTACGGCTGGCCCGCGACGTCACGCCGGTCGGCGGGGTCGTGCTGCTGTCGCCGGCCGCGCCGAGCTACGGGCGGTTCCGCAACTTCGAGCACCGCTCGGAGGTGTTCGCCCAGGCGGTCCGCGACACCGCCGCCGGCTGA
- a CDS encoding aspartate aminotransferase family protein: MTADDLLARHRAVLPSWMPLYYAEPLELVSGEGRRVTDAQGRTYLDFFGGVLTNMIGYEIPEIREAVERQLRTGIVHTSTLYLIRQQVELAEKVARLSGIPDPRVFFTNSGTEANEAALLMATNHRRSHQVLAVRNSYHGRSYAAMGVTGNRGWSASPLNPLQVAWLHSGERLRGLLARLPEADRVDAAVEDLREVLATQTAGDVACLIAEPIQGVGGFVHGPDGLFAAWKKVLDEHGILLVSDEVQTGWGRTGEHFWGYQAHGVTPDLLTFAKGIGNGFALAGVVGRAEVVESVPAISFSTFGGNPVSTAAGNAVLDYLLDHDLQANAARVGAILADGLRAAVGDLPEVAEVRGKGLMLGVEFVRPGTGEPDAALATRVFEACRAGGLLAGKGGLHGNVLRMGPPLTLTEDEAREGLAILVDAIRTAAEAVAR; encoded by the coding sequence ATGACCGCCGACGACCTGCTGGCCCGGCACCGGGCCGTGCTCCCGTCCTGGATGCCGCTCTACTACGCCGAGCCGCTCGAACTCGTCTCCGGCGAGGGCCGCCGGGTCACCGACGCGCAGGGGCGCACCTATCTGGACTTCTTCGGCGGCGTGCTGACGAACATGATCGGCTACGAGATCCCGGAGATCCGGGAGGCGGTGGAGCGCCAGCTCCGCACCGGCATCGTGCACACCTCCACCCTCTACCTGATCCGGCAGCAGGTGGAGCTGGCCGAGAAGGTGGCCCGGCTCTCCGGCATCCCGGACCCGCGGGTCTTCTTCACCAACTCGGGGACCGAGGCCAACGAGGCGGCGCTGCTGATGGCCACCAACCACCGCCGCTCGCACCAGGTCCTGGCCGTCCGCAACAGCTACCACGGCCGGTCGTACGCTGCGATGGGCGTCACCGGCAACCGCGGCTGGTCGGCCAGCCCGCTGAACCCGCTGCAGGTGGCCTGGCTGCACTCCGGTGAGCGGCTGCGCGGCCTGCTGGCCCGGCTGCCCGAGGCGGACCGGGTCGACGCGGCGGTGGAGGACCTGCGCGAGGTGCTCGCCACGCAGACCGCCGGTGACGTGGCGTGCCTGATCGCCGAGCCGATCCAGGGCGTCGGCGGCTTCGTGCACGGCCCGGACGGGCTCTTCGCCGCCTGGAAGAAGGTGCTCGACGAGCACGGCATCCTGCTCGTCTCCGACGAGGTGCAGACCGGTTGGGGGCGTACCGGCGAGCACTTCTGGGGCTACCAGGCTCACGGCGTCACGCCGGACCTGCTCACCTTCGCCAAGGGCATCGGCAACGGTTTCGCCCTCGCCGGTGTCGTCGGCCGTGCCGAGGTGGTCGAGTCGGTGCCGGCCATCAGCTTCTCGACGTTCGGCGGCAACCCGGTCTCGACCGCGGCGGGCAACGCCGTCCTGGACTACCTGCTCGACCACGACCTGCAGGCGAACGCGGCCCGCGTCGGCGCGATCCTCGCCGACGGACTGCGCGCCGCGGTGGGCGACCTGCCGGAGGTCGCCGAGGTACGCGGTAAGGGCCTGATGCTCGGCGTCGAGTTCGTCCGGCCGGGTACGGGTGAGCCCGACGCGGCGCTGGCCACCCGCGTCTTCGAGGCGTGCCGGGCCGGCGGCCTGCTCGCCGGCAAGGGCGGCCTGCACGGCAACGTGCTGCGGATGGGCCCGCCGCTCACGCTGACCGAGGACGAGGCCCGCGAGGGCCTCGCCATCCTGGTCGACGCCATCCGCACCGCCGCCGAGGCGGTGGCCCGGTGA
- a CDS encoding PucR family transcriptional regulator, producing MSAVFPTVREVLALEPVRHGAPRLVAGDAGLDRPVRWVHVAEVPDIATLLGGGELVLTTGIGLPADDTGLRAFIGDLADVGVSGLVVELGRRYLSGVPRVMAAAAERRGLPLVELRRATPFVRITEAVHALIVDAQLTELRATEEIHQRFTELSVEGAGPGEVVRQAAELSGCPVVLENLSRQVLAYDPAGESAELLLDGWEQHSRRIRPAGRTAYDTDSGWLVTMVGARGQDWGRLLLRWPGDGELTTRGPRRPSESGRDAPTGGARPGEPAAGAGTPDSPPTRLTILVERAASTLALGRLIRRDAEGLERQLHRTLLTALLDHSRPVDEVALRARALGVVLERRHLVGVVVRYRTDDPAGDGGHEPAGEPGLAPGAPEAGPARLRDLAEAVGHAVREAKLTALTSALDDQAVGALLALPDVSFEERALATFAAALRRTRPDAHVPRPAEPSRAAPGPDEETRGGGVPAPREASGVGGVPRGGAAPVRLVPSAAVVIAAGSGVGSLREARRSLVEARQIADAARRDRRDLPVFRLPNVGLAGLLHLLRDEPRVQTFVERELGALLAYDAQHPREQLLGTLRAYLEQGRNKSAGAAAAHLSRPAFYERLARIGRILDVDLDSVDACLSLHVALLALDAIRTP from the coding sequence GTGTCGGCCGTGTTCCCTACCGTCCGTGAGGTGCTCGCGCTGGAGCCGGTGCGGCACGGCGCGCCGCGCCTGGTCGCGGGCGACGCCGGGCTGGACCGGCCGGTCCGCTGGGTGCACGTGGCGGAGGTACCCGACATCGCCACCCTGCTCGGCGGTGGGGAACTGGTGCTGACCACCGGGATCGGGCTACCGGCCGACGACACCGGGCTGCGGGCGTTCATCGGCGACCTGGCCGACGTCGGGGTGTCCGGCCTCGTCGTGGAGCTGGGCCGCCGGTACCTCAGCGGGGTACCCCGCGTGATGGCGGCCGCCGCCGAGCGGCGCGGGCTGCCCCTGGTCGAGCTGCGGCGCGCCACGCCGTTCGTGCGGATCACCGAGGCCGTGCACGCGCTGATCGTCGACGCGCAGCTCACCGAGCTGCGGGCCACCGAGGAGATCCACCAGCGGTTCACCGAACTGTCCGTGGAGGGCGCCGGTCCGGGCGAGGTGGTCCGGCAGGCCGCCGAGCTGTCCGGATGCCCGGTGGTGCTGGAGAACCTGTCCCGGCAGGTGCTCGCGTACGACCCGGCGGGGGAGAGCGCCGAACTGCTGCTCGACGGCTGGGAGCAGCACTCGCGGCGGATCCGGCCGGCCGGGCGGACCGCGTACGACACGGACAGCGGCTGGCTGGTGACCATGGTCGGGGCCCGTGGGCAGGACTGGGGGCGGCTGCTGCTGCGCTGGCCCGGCGACGGCGAACTGACCACCCGTGGCCCGCGCCGGCCGTCGGAGTCCGGGCGGGACGCGCCCACCGGCGGGGCCCGACCCGGCGAGCCGGCGGCCGGCGCGGGCACCCCGGACAGCCCGCCGACCCGGCTGACCATCCTCGTGGAGCGGGCGGCGTCGACCCTGGCGCTGGGGCGGCTCATCCGCCGCGACGCCGAAGGCCTGGAGCGGCAGCTGCACCGCACCCTGCTCACCGCTCTGCTCGACCACTCCCGGCCGGTGGACGAGGTGGCGCTGCGGGCGCGGGCTCTCGGCGTGGTGCTGGAACGGCGGCACCTGGTGGGCGTGGTCGTCCGGTACCGGACCGACGACCCGGCCGGCGACGGTGGCCACGAACCGGCCGGCGAACCTGGCCTCGCCCCGGGCGCGCCGGAGGCCGGGCCGGCCCGGCTGCGGGACCTCGCCGAGGCGGTCGGGCACGCCGTCCGCGAAGCGAAGCTCACCGCCCTGACCAGCGCCCTCGACGACCAGGCCGTGGGGGCGCTGCTCGCCCTGCCGGACGTGTCGTTCGAGGAGCGGGCGCTCGCCACCTTCGCCGCCGCCCTGCGCCGCACCCGCCCGGACGCGCACGTGCCCCGGCCGGCCGAGCCCTCCCGTGCCGCGCCCGGTCCGGACGAGGAGACCCGTGGCGGCGGTGTGCCGGCACCCCGGGAGGCGTCGGGAGTGGGGGGCGTGCCGCGGGGCGGTGCCGCGCCCGTGCGGCTGGTGCCGTCCGCCGCCGTCGTCATCGCCGCCGGCTCGGGCGTGGGCAGCCTGCGGGAGGCGCGGCGGTCGCTGGTCGAGGCGCGCCAGATCGCCGACGCCGCCCGGCGCGACCGCCGGGACCTGCCGGTCTTCCGGCTGCCGAACGTGGGACTCGCCGGCCTGCTGCACCTGCTGCGGGACGAGCCCCGGGTGCAGACGTTCGTCGAGCGCGAGCTGGGGGCCCTGCTCGCGTACGACGCCCAGCACCCCCGGGAGCAGTTGCTGGGCACGCTGCGCGCGTACCTGGAGCAGGGCCGCAACAAGTCGGCGGGCGCTGCGGCCGCGCACCTGTCCCGCCCGGCGTTCTACGAGCGCCTGGCCCGGATCGGCCGCATCCTCGACGTCGACCTGGACTCGGTCGACGCCTGCCTCTCCCTGCACGTGGCCCTGCTGGCCCTGGACGCCATCCGCACCCCCTAA
- the ngcE gene encoding N-acetylglucosamine/diacetylchitobiose ABC transporter substrate-binding protein, whose amino-acid sequence MNRRDILRRSAAAGLLATPAAGLLTGCATGGGGDQGDGGTYQGTKTEQNPLGVKEDAPLEVVIFNGGFGEEYAKAHEAMYTEKYPKATIKHSATQEINKTLQPRFVDGTPPDVVNNSGAGQIDFNGLVSQNAIADLGELLNAPSLDIPGKTVKDTLLPGAVEVGSYDGRFLVLNYTYTAYGIWHSTKLFSDRGWQYAKTWDEHIALCKQIKAAGIAPWTYAGKHPRYMSWPLISTAIKFGGPSVATAIDNLEPNAWKSDAMKAAADAWHQIVKDKYILEGSPGLDHVQSQTEWCQGKAAFISCGSWLESEQKKVTPAGFNMTIQPTPSLGGGDKLPFEAMRGTAGEPFMVPAKGKNIAGGLEYFRIMLSRKGAQDFTRKVSSLTVVAGSTEGVELPFGLSTVVKALDASGGDGFNWVYNNYYRKLERELVDAACGEFFSGRIGPAEFLDRCQQGADSIAQDSSIKKYKRAV is encoded by the coding sequence ATGAACAGGCGTGACATCCTGCGGCGCAGCGCCGCCGCCGGCCTCCTGGCGACCCCGGCCGCCGGCCTGCTCACCGGCTGCGCCACCGGCGGTGGCGGTGACCAGGGCGACGGCGGCACCTACCAGGGCACCAAGACCGAGCAGAACCCGCTCGGGGTCAAGGAGGACGCCCCGCTGGAGGTGGTCATCTTCAACGGTGGCTTCGGCGAGGAGTACGCGAAGGCCCACGAGGCCATGTACACCGAGAAGTACCCGAAGGCGACGATCAAACACTCCGCCACCCAGGAGATCAACAAGACGCTGCAGCCGCGCTTCGTCGACGGCACCCCGCCGGACGTGGTGAACAACTCCGGCGCCGGCCAGATCGACTTCAACGGGCTGGTCTCCCAGAACGCCATCGCCGACCTGGGCGAACTGCTCAACGCGCCGAGCCTCGACATCCCCGGCAAGACCGTCAAGGACACCCTGCTTCCCGGCGCGGTCGAGGTCGGGTCGTACGACGGCAGGTTCCTGGTGCTCAACTACACCTACACCGCGTACGGCATCTGGCACTCCACCAAGCTGTTCAGCGACCGCGGCTGGCAGTACGCGAAGACCTGGGACGAGCACATCGCGCTCTGCAAGCAGATCAAGGCGGCCGGGATCGCGCCGTGGACGTACGCCGGCAAGCACCCGCGCTACATGAGCTGGCCGCTGATCTCCACTGCGATCAAGTTCGGCGGGCCCTCCGTCGCCACCGCGATCGACAACCTCGAGCCGAACGCGTGGAAGTCCGACGCGATGAAGGCCGCGGCGGACGCGTGGCACCAGATCGTCAAGGACAAGTACATCCTGGAGGGCTCGCCCGGCCTCGACCACGTGCAGTCGCAGACCGAGTGGTGCCAGGGCAAGGCGGCCTTCATCTCCTGCGGCTCCTGGCTGGAGAGCGAGCAGAAGAAGGTGACGCCCGCGGGCTTCAACATGACCATCCAGCCGACCCCGAGCCTGGGCGGCGGCGACAAGCTGCCGTTCGAGGCGATGCGCGGCACCGCCGGCGAGCCGTTCATGGTGCCGGCGAAGGGGAAGAACATCGCCGGCGGCCTGGAGTACTTCCGGATCATGCTGTCCAGGAAGGGCGCCCAGGACTTCACCCGGAAGGTCTCCAGCCTGACCGTGGTGGCCGGCTCCACCGAGGGCGTCGAACTGCCGTTCGGCCTCAGTACGGTGGTGAAGGCGCTGGACGCCTCCGGCGGCGACGGCTTCAACTGGGTCTACAACAACTACTACCGGAAGCTGGAGCGGGAACTCGTCGACGCCGCGTGCGGCGAGTTCTTCAGCGGCCGGATCGGCCCGGCCGAGTTCCTCGACCGGTGCCAGCAGGGCGCCGACTCGATCGCCCAGGACAGCTCGATCAAGAAGTACAAGCGGGCCGTGTGA